The genomic region taaCAGATCGCTTAGATTATATCCTGAGCCATACTTTGGaaactattattttgaattatcAAGTCCTCTTTTACATTTCTTGTTGAATctttatttcataatattgatcttttctttaatgaaGCTAACATGCAAAATCTGAACTGCAGTTATTAGTGGTATATGAATCACAAGATTTGCAGTTTCAAAAGTAGCCCTATAAGGAAATCATATAAaggaattttaaaatagtcgAAACTTTAGGCTGATACCAATTCAGAGGTGGCTCATTTTCACTGGGTTAgtaggtgagaatttttctttaacagACATGTTTGATGGGAGTGTTTTAGCCATGCTAAAATGGTATGCAACTATGAGGACATTTAGTAGCTAGACGAGCTAATTTTCCCATTCATAATATTACCTCATCCATCTCGTACTGAAATCCCAACCAGATTCAGCAGTTGAAGCCAGTTCTCGGTAAAATTGTTCTTTCTGAGTTGAATTCAAGAACTTAGAAGCAAATTTTTTGTCCTGAAAGAGAACGTTTTAACAAGTTATCTCAAAGATTCTACACTGTATATGGTGTAGGAAAACAAGGTAATATAACTAAACTGGACGGGAGAACACACTTTGGTTGTTGCTTCAGGCCTGGGTTTGTTCCACATTGCATAATACCGACTTAAGTTGTGATCATTGCCTTGAGCATCCATGATGGTGACCTTATGTATCTCTATGGCAAGATAGTGCAgcaattacaaaaattaaagcaCACAGAAAATGAAGCGAAGAAGGCAAACAAAAGGCAGTATCATGCTATACCAGAATTCCAAAATTGATGTTCCTTGAGCAATGCAGGCAGTGCTCTTTTAGCCAATTCCATATCACCAGTCGTCTTATATATATCACAAACCATCGCGCTTAGGAGAGGAGGCTGGCTGCAATGAGTTCCCCaatttgacatatataaaaaaatctcaatctACAGACATTGAATTCTGCTTTATATTGGTTGCTTTAGGATTAAAATTAGACCAACAGAAGAAAGTGGAGAACTAGTAAAGATATGGTACTTTGCACATACAGAACTAAAGTAAATCTTTTGCAGGATGACTTTTTGAcacccaaaataaaattatcccaAAAATATAGGGAACAAAGTAATTTTTCACACATCTCAAAAGCATTCATCTTCAATTAACAGGAAGCGTTCTGTAATGTTTGCAAAAACAATCTTTGCAatgaaagaggaaaagaaaagcataagCAAAAAATTCAGAAAGTGGAAGAGAGAGTACCTCCTATTGGTGTAATAGGCCCTTCCTCCATTAAGGGCATAGCCATATGTATTTACAAGAAAGATTAGATTGTTCACAATTGCATTTGCAGTCTCATACATTTTACTTGCCAGCAAGCCCCTGCAAGACCCATTTCAAGATCAACACCTAAAATCTAATTCAACAAAACAAATAGTCAATCAAACACAAGCATATCAAtgtaaagaaacaaaactcaaACCTGATAACCCAATAGGAATCCCAATAATAAAGCTCCCTAAAACGTGACCCCGGAATGATCACCGGAGCGGCCGGCAAGGGAAGCAAAGTATGCAATTCAGGATGTTTCTCGACTTCATCAGAGACTTTTCTACTCAAGTTCTTCCATAAAGAATGAACCTTTAGTGCCCATATCCTCACCTCTTGATTCTCCACCTTAGGCAAGAAGCCATCAGGCTCAGGCACAAAATCTGGTGGATCATAGTATAAAACATCCTTACTTGGACCATCAAAGTAAGTTGCTATGAACTTCTCCAAGTCCTTCACCAAAACAGTACCATTTCCACTCCTTGGAAGCTCATTAAAGGCTTTTACTGTAGTCGAAAGATTAAActttaatgagaaatcaacatAAAGTTTTGGGTCAAAATCTTTTTCACCAAAAGTAGTGAATGCAGTTTCTTGAACATGTTCAAGAAATGTGATCAATGGTGTACTAGGCACTACATTATCTATGTTTATGCATGGGTGGGAAGCTTTTGATGAGGtcatgataataaataaacagtAAAGTAAAAGATGATCAAGATTTGGAAACTGAGAGTTTGCCGTTGTTAAGCAAGAGGGAATCTTGGTTGAAAGTTTGGTTAGTGAAGAGAAGCAGGAACCATTGttttaaagataataaataaacaaatgagaaattaagaaattaaaaagaattcaagaagctagcaattggaatttttcttcttctttttttctttttggattttgtTGAAGAAGTGATGGAATCAAATTATTACAATGGATCCTTTGAATTGCAACATAGGCAGAGGTTAATAGAGTCTACCACCTCAtcataaaaaggaaaaagaaaatcaattatGCATggataagaatttatttaagagaattaagaaaaatataataacaacaaTGTGACAATggtagtaataaaaataagtaatattttttaaataatttttttatcttttataaaatctattaatttaatattatatcttttaaggttaaaaattcaataattgtTATTGacgttttatatatatttaattgtaactatttattaaattcatacattaaattataacttttaaatatataaattctgATAAGTTTACATACCGTTATAATTATCTggctttttttatataaattatagtttcatatatttaaatgttaataaatttagattttacatattaaattataattttagaatatttaagtattttattgtcaaatcttaacaaatttatataatatttttataattatttcgttattaaatattatatgtgtattagttgatttttaattgtagatgattaataataataactaaatcaGTAACgcaaatataactaataactAATATCACATGTCAAttcttaattagttttatctttatactaaattaaatctattaaaatatttcttttgatgtagctttaagaataaattataaattcgctatcttaattattaattaatatataaagtagtatgcaattaattaatataataaaaacttaaaaatagcaggaaatttaaaaaaatttaaatattccaaaatttaaattgcaaatttctctttaattgtaaaaggtaaatttgtcttttaaatattttttaacattcaTTTTTGTGAAAAGatagttatttatttctattttaaaaaataaataaaaggtagttttcaaataagaaggataaaaatgtaataaagTTAAAGCATAAGGGGAAATAGTAATTGGTTGTATTTGAAAGTTTGGCAGGTAATGAACACACTTCTTGGTTACATTAATCCAAGTTGTCTTATgctttgataataataatgtaatgagattattataatattcctttttattattttttttttttttatgtaaaaactATCTCAATTTTTGTCCCCAAGAACTTGCCATTTGGGAAACAACTGATTGAATTTagtgtaaaataattattcaagaCATATTACCTGATTTAAACTTTTCAAGTGCAAAACAGGACTTTTTCAACTGATTGAATTATTTCACATTCCTAAAGCATACAAAATCCATGAGGATtctattatatcttttttttttttttggcttgAAAGCAACAACAAGTCACATATCAGTAACTAAAATTCACAATTTTAGAATCTAATGATATATTTAGTTATGTATAATTACTAAGCACTAAGCAGGTCAGTGTCTGGTGTCAAAAACTTTGTGACAACCTCTCAGATGAATTGTCGGATCTCTATACGGATACCAAAAGTCATCTCCTCCTATTCCTGGTGACAGTTAACTTTTTTCTTATCTAACATAGACCGCACTTATTACTACACAGTCTCGATGGCTCGCGTCTCTAAAAGATCTGGAACGTCTATCACCTCGAACCTACCAGTGGTGCTGCAGGATGATCCATAGCTAAAGAAAGAGGGTGCCTTAGCACCCATGCCATAGACGTGATGCTTCTTCTCATCGCCTGCCGCCTAGAAGAATAACTTTGTAGTGTCTAGCTCTAGTAGCTTTATTGATCCCTCAGCTGACTGAGAAGCAATCTCTACAAGGTGATGGTAccaatactaaaattaaaaaattaaaatgttataaataagataatctaaggaaaaaaaaataaaaacctaCATATTTGAGTTGTCATTTTAGTCTTACATCGACAACCCAACACCCTGAGATCATCAGTCGATGTACTAATGGTCAACATCCAGTGTTTGTCGGGTGTCCATGGCCTCAAACAGCTCAACGGCATTGAGCTCCCGTCCTAACTCAGGTGTCTAATTATACATATAAGAAGCagtaattataaaacttaacaTGCTAATCAATATCTATATTCAATTTAGATAGATAACTTCATGAAATTAATAAGTTGGATtatcatacatatatatatatatatatatacatatatatatatagattgagttacataagaattaaaatagttaatatttacCTTGGACTCCTACCAATAGAAACCAATATTGTCATTAGGCACACTCTTCCAATCACGCTCACTCACATGTAAATGCAGAAGAAAACTCTAGGTTATGATAGATGAAGCAGCATGTGACTGAATGAACTGACCACTACactaaaaggaaagaaaacaaattaaagtaaCACAGTaagtaaaatgaaactaaaatCATATGTTGctataacaaattaataaaagtaccTCGTCAGGTCAATCTTCAGGAGGCGTGACCCATATCAAGTCGTCCTACTGATGGCTGGTGATGGTGGTCCAGTTGCCGCAGAAGATTCAGTTGTTGGACCCCCCAATAAGTGTACCACACGCTGTATACGTGGGGGTGGTGGAATAGTAGCCGGAGCTGTCGCTGAAGGTGTTGACGGTGACAAAGTAGATGGTGGAAGTAATGTCACTATATCAGATTGTGGCGGTGGCTGTTGTCGCCTAGATGTACTATAAGTCAGTCATGCCGGTGGTCTACCTCTGAACCGCTCACCTCGACTTGTAAAACCTCTAGCCATCTATAAAAACCTATAAAAGGTCCATAAATGAACTACCTAGAAACCTattcttttttagaaatttcggcaacaattcataaaattgcatgaattacGACTAGGAATTTTCATTTGTAATGCATACAGTTTCTACAAAAGGTATCACCAAGAATTATCCTTGAAGAAATCATGAATGTTGCCCTTACTCATGGTGTTCCTTTTATCTGGTTTCCTGGAGCAAAAGGTTTGCATAAATATATGGTGTATAGTGACCCATCTTATATGGATATAACTAgcatttaaatttcatatgaattctcataatttatatgaaatgaTCACTCACAACGgtttcatttaataatttcatctaataatcaatattaaattaaactatgCTACTGTAATTTCTGCCTGACAACATTTTCCTAATACTAGACCTAAATTCCTTATAAAAATGAGTCTATATCCCTGCAAACAAAAATTGTATGAAAGATGGGAGGGGAGAGAGAATAACAGAGAGAGTAacaaagagagagagaataagAAAGATGGGAGGAATTAGTGATTTAAATTTGATGAggaagaaggagaaaagagAGGCTTTAGTCATGGAGCTTAAATCTGTCGCTAAATGGAGCTTCAAACCACAACCTCGCTTGAGTAACGACGAATCCAAAAACTGTCGCTAAACACTCATATCGCTATCGATCACTAATGTCGTTGCTAGGCTTCCCACTATACATCGATGACATAATTAGCCACGGATGCCATTTGTCTCTAAATTCCATCATTAATCCGTTACACCGGTGTCAtcatttttcatttgattTCCCTCTCTGTTTTCGTCACTTTttccaattatttttattgaatgtaTCGACGAATAACGTAGTAAATTGAATCtatctaaaagaaatattttattttaagtgattaaaaattaaagtaagcAAGAAATGACGCAAAGCTAGAGATTTTACAAAGACATGTttaatctattaatatttattcatttaattttgtaaagaaTGAAATtggtatttcttttatatgtaGAGGTCTCCAAgcttgataaatatatatgtttcttGACTTCCATCAACTCCTCCACATACTCTCACTTTCTTAAAATTCTTCACTCACTAACTAATTACACAGAATAAATAGTGCAGATCTTTCCCCCCATAAAGCTTtcaacaaacaaataaattccattacttctttttcttcccaacttcaagcttctttctttatcttttacaaaaaaaaaggacaACTTTCATGGGCTTAaattccaaaaagaaaagtatatattACCTCAATAGATCTTTTACTTGGATTATATATGGGGTTTATGAATATTCATCATGGATCATGGATTTGAGTTATGAATCTTATGGATTTCTTAAATATTCATCATGGGATTTTTAGATTGAgccttaaaaataaaatgggcCTAAGTTAAAAACTATTTTGACTGCAGATCATATTATATACTCTTAAGGTACTTAATTCTTATGTACTTATAAGGCAGCTAAGCCAGAAAATATCTGTTTAAACATACGAAATATTTAACTAAAAGAGCTGCATTCTGCAAAAGCTGCAAGGATCAAGACAGCTCCATTTTTAATCATCAATATGGAACTTATATTAAGTTGGCAGCAGGTTCCAGGGCTGCAGATATATTTCCCTTCTCAAATGAAATGGATTGAAGCCTAAAATTGACAAGTTTCTTGAAACAACCTAACAGGACCCtggagaaaataaaagaacaaaagcaaTGCAGAAGATCTTGCTTTGCTGTGATAAATGTTATAAAACAACCTGACAGGATCCTtgagaaataaaagaacaagaaacaATGCAGAAGATCTTGCTTTGCtgtgataaattttataaaacaaccTGACAGGATCCTtgagaaataaaagaacaagaacCAGCAGGGATGCAGAAGATTTTACTTTACTATGACAAGTTTCATAAAACAACCTGACAGGATccttgagaaaaaagaaaaagaagcaacAGGGATGCAGAAGATCTTGCTTTGCTGATGTTATAATTAAACCCAgcaatatacataaaattatacaagACATGAATGATACTTATAGTTCACATTGGCTGATATAACTGGAAAAACAGCCCTGccttaatataattagtaatGAAACAAGGTGACATTATACTCAACAATGGCATTACCATTAGCAAGATCAAACGAACGAGTATGAAGCTTGGCAAAACCTCTAGCCATTCTAAACTGCCCTGTCCCACCAACAACAGCAAGCTCACGTTCCGTCTGTAAAACAGGATTCTTTGAAAACACAACAAAAGAACTTCCATTGAACTTGCCTGTTGTGAACCCAAAATCCATGTACACAACTAATGCCATTTCATCTTCTTGACTTGCTGCCACATACATTCCTTTAGCATGTCCTACAAGCTGTGAAGTTGCTTCCATTCCTAACCTCATTGCATCGTTAACAGCAAAAAGGCTGCCAAATGGGACAATTGAGTTGCTTTTGTTAGTCAGATTGGCTTGAGCTATCTGAACAACTGATGGGTTTTGGCTACTTGGGATATCATGAAGGAAGAAATGGAGTTGAGTCATTTTATCTTTCATTTGGGCAGCAGGTTTGGTCTGCGAGTAGTATTGACATTGTGCaatatttgcattcataacaCAAAGGATCATAGCCAACACAATGGAGATCTTTCCTTTCATCTTTTCTTGATTCTGTTTCTTTCTGACCTTcttgtttttaatttctaatagattggatcattttatatatgttcttgattcttgtaaCTTAATTCTCTATTCATTCCTATAATCAAAGaccgttttcttttttctatttttctttttgagacagcctataattaagaatgtaacttattaatttgaCATGGTCATATATGCTTCGTCTTAAAATAAGATTGTCTTCTTGTAAAGATTTGCCAATTCATCAGTATTCATTCAACTCCTTATGATATGGCCAAAGTCTTCATTTCCTATAAACAGcaagataaatattaaaggTAATCATTTACCCTGTTTCAATTAGAAACAAAATCTTATTTAAGTTTcgaaattcatttattattaaaatattaaaatgatttttttattaaaaatatactaaataaggaaaatacTAGAGAAATAGATAAATTAGGGATGCATGGGTTATTGGTTTTAGTTAGGCAAGAACCCAAATATTAGcctccaaaaaagaaaaagaatatttatactGTATATAGGTGGTGTGTATAGGATTTTAGTCAACTGATCCAACTGAATTTTGGGTTgacttttcttatttattatcatttgaattaatttattattagttattaattaaattgataaatacaatttagtaaaattctcaatatttaatattaatttataatatttttaaaaatagtaaattaactatttttaaatatttatttttaattttttaagaatttattagtgtaaaaatataaaaattattttaaaaatatttataaattagttttagaattatataattaatactatcaaaattaaagtttagatgaatttatttaataagtatgaattatattcactaaattttataattttttttactaaatataaatttaaataaatattcctatattattataagttcAAAAATaacaagtaaattttttattttttatatttaaatatttaaatatttttcttactctttattataaaattaaactcttTAAAACTTGCATTCCTTTTAAGTAGTGTCGTTTCACAAAGGAGATTTGGAGTATTCTCCTCATCAAGTCCCTCTGCTGTTTCTGATCTCTCTGCAActactctttaaaatatataatcacAAGATTATCAATAGTTCAAAAAGTTGGAAGTTTATTTTTGAAacaatgttattttataaagataattaaggaataaatatatatatcatgaaTCTACATATCTTATAGACTTGATAGTACCAATTTTCAATTGAGGGttcaattcaaacaaaaaaaaatagaaattaatctATGGAAAATAAGTCAGATTTAATAAGAGGATTTCTATGGAGGGcctgataaattaataatttctttttgcaaGTCCAAGGCATAATCAGGAATTTGGCAccttttttaaaagttttcaAGAAATGTTGGAGAATTTGCACAGAGATCTCTTTCAGCTGCTGTACCTTTTAATGATTTTGTTGTTATGggtaatgatttttttattcaattgtcagaatgaattatattattataatattgtttgaagaaagataaaatgttGGGGTACTTGAATggtatataataattatattttaaattaatt from Ricinus communis isolate WT05 ecotype wild-type chromosome 9, ASM1957865v1, whole genome shotgun sequence harbors:
- the LOC8282171 gene encoding trehalase, yielding MTSSKASHPCINIDNVVPSTPLITFLEHVQETAFTTFGEKDFDPKLYVDFSLKFNLSTTVKAFNELPRSGNGTVLVKDLEKFIATYFDGPSKDVLYYDPPDFVPEPDGFLPKVENQEVRIWALKVHSLWKNLSRKVSDEVEKHPELHTLLPLPAAPVIIPGSRFRELYYWDSYWVIRGLLASKMYETANAIVNNLIFLVNTYGYALNGGRAYYTNRSQPPLLSAMVCDIYKTTGDMELAKRALPALLKEHQFWNSEIHKVTIMDAQGNDHNLSRYYAMWNKPRPEATTKDKKFASKFLNSTQKEQFYRELASTAESGWDFSTRWMRNPSEFTSLATTSILPVDLNVFLLKMELDIVFFAKETGEESIVERFVKASQARKKAINSIFWNDKMGQWLDYWLTDETCQESHKWKACNQSQNVFASNFSPLWIDLLNSDTALVEKVMGSLQSSGLLCAAGIATSLTNSGQQWDFPNGWAHLQHIIVEGLEKSGLQEAKSLAEDIAMRWVRTNYIGYMKTGAMHEKYNVEKWGESGGGGLYVPQTGFGWSNGVVLAFLEEFGWPQDQRIDC
- the LOC8282174 gene encoding dirigent protein 4, with the translated sequence MKGKISIVLAMILCVMNANIAQCQYYSQTKPAAQMKDKMTQLHFFLHDIPSSQNPSVVQIAQANLTNKSNSIVPFGSLFAVNDAMRLGMEATSQLVGHAKGMYVAASQEDEMALVVYMDFGFTTGKFNGSSFVVFSKNPVLQTERELAVVGGTGQFRMARGFAKLHTRSFDLANGNAIVEYNVTLFHY